The following are encoded together in the Tripterygium wilfordii isolate XIE 37 chromosome 18, ASM1340144v1, whole genome shotgun sequence genome:
- the LOC119983941 gene encoding subtilisin-like protease SBT1.3 produces the protein MDEYSVKWLFFILTIYLAFSLVLCSQTPSTKKTYIVQMDKTSMPQSFSSHLEWYSSKVKSVVSEQEKHGDDGNKGRIIYNYETAFHGMAAQLTEEEAEKLEEQDGVMAIFPETICQLHTTRSPKFLGLEREDSTNAWSQQLTDHDVVVGVLDTGIWPESASFNDTGMAPVPSHWKGTCETGRAFNAHHCNRKIIGARVFYRGYEAATGKINEQNEHKSPRDQDGHGTHTAATVAGSPVRGANLLGYAYGTARGMAPGARIAAYKVCWAGGCFSSDILSAVDRAVADGVNVLSISLGGGVSSYYHDSLSIATFGAMEMGVFVSCSAGNGGPDPVSLTNVSPWITTVGASTMDREFPATVKLGTRTTVTGTSLYKGQRNLLTNKQYPLVYPGSNSSSPDPSSLCLEGTLDPVKVGGKIVICDRGISPRVQKGQVVKEAGGIGMILTNTAANGEELVADCHLLPAVAIGEMHGKAIKHYALTNRNATATLAFIGTKLGIRPSPVVAAFSSRGPNFLTLEILKPDIVAPGVDILAAWTGDLSPSSLPTDHRRVKFNILSGTSMSCPHVSGIAALLKARHPEWSPAAMKSALMTTAYVHDNNKGPLKDASTAAPSTPFEHGAGHINPLKAIDPGLIYDIDPQDYFEFLCTQSLTPIQLKVFSKHSNRSCHHSLATPGDLNYPAISVVFSDNSSTLTIHRTVTNVGPPISKYHVAVSPFKGATVKVEPQTLNFTSRNQKLSYRVTFITKYRQTIPEFGGLVWKDGVHKVRSPIIITWFLPI, from the coding sequence ATGGATGAATACTCAGTGAAATGGCTGTTCTTTATACTAACAATCTATCTAGCCTTCAGTCTTGTCCTCTGTTCACAAACACCATCAACAAAGAAGACTTACATTGTCCAGATGGATAAAACCTCAATGCCACAATCCTTTTCCAGCCACCTAGAGTGGTACTCATCAAAAGTGAAGTCAGTTGTTTCTGAACAAGAAAAGCATGGTGACGATGGCAACAAAGGGAGGATTATTTACAATTACGAGACTGCTTTTCATGGAATGGCCGCCCAACTGACTGAAGAAGAAGCTGAGAAGCTAGAGGAACAAGATGGTGTCATGGCTATATTCCCAGAGACCATATGTCAACTGCACACAACAAGGAGTCCAAAGTTTCTTGGGCTAGAGCGAGAGGACAGTACCAATGCATGGTCTCAGCAACTTACAGACCATGATGTGGTAGTGGGAGTACTAGACACGGGAATTTGGCCAGAGAGTGCAAGCTTCAATGATACAGGCATGGCACCAGTGCCTTCTCATTGGAAAGGAACTTGTGAGACTGGCCGAGCCTTCAATGCCCATCATTGTAATAGGAAAATCATTGGAGCTAGAGTCTTCTATAGAGGTTATGAAGCTGCCACAGGAAAAATCAATGAGCAGAATGAGCATAAATCGCCTAGAGACCAAGATGGCCATGGGACTCACACAGCAGCAACAGTTGCTGGATCTCCAGTGCGTGGCGCAAACTTACTTGGCTATGCATATGGAACAGCAAGAGGGATGGCACCTGGTGCAAGAATTGCAGCTTACAAGGTTTGTTGGGCTGGTGGGTGCTTCAGCTCAGACATTTTGTCGGCAGTGGATAGAGCAGTGGCTGATGGAGTGAATGTTCTCTCAATATCTCTGGGTGGTGGGGTGTCTTCTTATTACCATGACAGTTTATCAATAGCAACCTTTGGGGCAATGGAGATGGGTGTTTTCGTTTCATGCTCAGCTGGAAATGGAGGGCCTGATCCTGTCAGTCTCACAAATGTGTCCCCATGGATTACAACAGTTGGTGCTAGCACCATGGATAGAGAATTCCCAGCTACTGTCAAGCTGGGAACTCGCACGACTGTAACTGGCACGTCGCTCTACAAAGGCCAGAGAAATCTGTTAACAAACAAGCAGTACCCCCTGGTTTATCCAGGTAGTAATTCCAGCAGCCCTGACCCCAGCTCCCTGTGCTTGGAGGGAACTCTGGATCCAGTTAAGGTTGGCGGAAAGATAGTGATATGTGACCGCGGAATCAGCCCTCGAGTTCAAAAGGGCCAAGTGGTGAAAGAGGCTGGAGGCATAGGCATGATTCTGACAAATACAGCAGCAAATGGAGAAGAGCTAGTTGCAGATTGTCACCTTCTTCCAGCAGTTGCAATTGGTGAAATGCATGGGAAAGCTATCAAACACTATGCTTTAACAAATCGAAATGCAACTGCCACTCTAGCATTTATTGGTACCAAGTTGGGAATTAGGCCATCTCCAGTTGTAGCAGCATTTTCATCTAGAGGACCCAATTTTCTCACTCTCGAAATTCTGAAACCTGATATAGTTGCACCGGGCGTGGACATCCTTGCTGCTTGGACTGGGGATTTAAGTCCGTCAAGTTTGCCAACTGATCATCGGAGAGTGAAGTTCAATATACTGTCTGGAACTTCCATGTCATGCCCACATGTGAGTGGAATTGCTGCCTTGCTCAAGGCTAGACATCCAGAATGGAGTCCTGCAGCAATGAAATCAGCACTGATGACGACAGCGTATGTTCATGATAACAATAAGGGCCCTCTGAAAGATGCCTCAACAGCTGCTCCTTCAACTCCTTTTGAGCATGGTGCGGGACACATAAACCCCCTTAAAGCTATAGATCCAGGTTTGATTTACGATATAGATCCCCAGGATTACTTTGAATTCCTTTGCACTCAAAGCCTAACTCCTATACAGCTTAAAGTTTTCAGCAAGCACTCAAATAGATCTTGCCACCACTCCCTTGCAACTCCAGGAGACTTGAACTACCCAGCCATCTCTGTAGTCTTTTCAGATAATTCTTCTACTTTGACCATCCACAGAACAGTTACCAATGTCGGCCCTCCCATCTCAAAATACCACGTCGCTGTTTCGCCATTTAAGGGCGCAACTGTTAAAGTTGAGCCACAAACCTTGAATTTCACCAGCAGAAATCAGAAACTATCTTACAGGGTTACCTTCATTACGAAGTATCGTCAAACAATACCAGAGTTTGGTGGTTTAGTATGGAAGGATGGAGTACACAAAGTGAGAAGTCCAATAATCATCACATGGTTTCTACCAATATAA
- the LOC119983496 gene encoding 3-ketoacyl-CoA synthase 5-like, producing the protein MLNFYRWIIYTNLLWHLSEATKPYNELKIVRCSTINTTLSCAVLSKDMHYKFTVILRAVTLIFVTSIAVFVIVQRWESKFLFFLLPCFLIFFTFKSKRPSVYLQDFSCLKPPSFCRVPFSYFLENASMIESFDTESVAFMAKVLTSSGQSEETYLPPALHYIPPKTHQEEAIKEVHMVLFPVMDDLLSKTEISPCDIDILIVNCSGFCPSPSLCSIIINKYSMREDIKSYSLSGMGCSAGALAIDLCQKLLKTHKNSNAVVLSAEILSNGWYSGCEKPKLLLNCLFRMGSAAVLLTNKSEARKSSKYKLFCTLRTQQAFDDKSYFSAFREEDSKGKLGVTLNRDLLQVAGESLYTHISILGSKILPFSEKFWHALSIVRKRFSGKSGEIYVPDFKSVINHFCLPTSGRALIREISKGLKLGEVESEAALMTLHRFGNQSSSSLWYELAYIEAKERVKKGDKVWQLGMGTGPKCNSVVWECLRPIVGESKRGPWADCIHRFPVMKIDKGF; encoded by the exons atGCTGAACTTCTATCGATGGATCATTTATACAAATCTCCT GTGGCATTTATCTGAAGCCACTAAGCCTTACAACGAACTCAAAATCGTTCGTTGCAGCACCATCAACACTACTCTCTCTTGTGCTGTGCTATCTAAGGACATGCATTACAAATTCACGGTAATCCTAAGAGCTGTGACACTCATATTTGTAACTTCGATTGCAGTTTTCGTCATAGTCCAAAGATGGGAATCCAAATTCCTGTTTTTCTTACTGCCCTGTTTCCTTATTTTCTTCACCTTCAAATCAAAGCGTCCTTCGGTGTATCTTCAGGACTTCTCATGTCTCAAACCACCAAGTTTCTGCAGAGTCCCATTCTCATACTTCCTAGAAAACGCATCCATGATAGAGTCTTTTGACACTGAAAGTGTAGCTTTCATGGCCAAGGTTCTCACTTCTTCTGGTCAAAGCGAAGAGACATATCTCCCTCCTGCTTTACACTACATTCCTCCAAAAACCCATCAAGAAGAAGCCATTAAAGAAGTCCACATGGTTCTCTTCCCGGTTATGGATGACCTTCTCTCCAAAACCGAAATCTCCCCTTGTGATATTGATATACTCATCGTGAATTGCAGCGGCTTCTGTCCATCACCTTCGCTCTGCTCCATTATTATCAACAAATACTCCATGAGAGAGGACATAAAAAGCTACAGTCTTTCTGGTATGGGGTGCAGTGCAGGGGCTCTTGCCATTGACTTGTGTCAAAAACTACTAAAAACCCACAAGAACTCAAACGCCGTCGTTTTAAGCGCTGAAATTTTGTCGAACGGTTGGTATTCAGGTTGTGAGAAGCCCAAGTTGCTCCTTAATTGCCTCTTTAGAATGGGGAGTGCAGCAGTGTTGCTTACAAACAAAAGTGAAGCCCGCAAATCATCAAAGTACAAGCTGTTCTGTACATTGAGGACCCAGCAAGCCTTCGACGACAAGTCTTATTTCTCTGCATTTCGTGAAGAGGACTCCAAAGGCAAACTCGGGGTTACACTAAATAGGGATTTACTACAAGTTGCAGGAGAATCTTTATATACTCACATATCAATTCTCGGCTCAAAAATCTTACCTTTCTCAGAGAAATTTTGGCACGCTCTTTCTATAGTTCGAAAGAGGTTTTCTGGTAAATCAGGAGAAATTTATGTGCCAGATTTTAAGAGTGTGATAAATCATTTTTGCTTGCCGACTTCAGGGAGGGCATTGATAAGAGAGATATCGAAAGGGTTGAAGCTTGGGGAGGTAGAGAGTGAGGCTGCTCTGATGACACTTCATAGGTTTGGGAACCAGTCCTCTTCTTCCCTGTGGTACGAGTTGGCTTACATCGAAGCTAAAGAGAGAGTAAAGAAAGGTGATAAAGTGTGGCAGCTTGGAATGGGAACTGGGCCGAAGTGTAACAGTGTTGTTTGGGAGTGTTTGAGGCCCATTGTTGGGGAGTCCAAGAGAGGCCCATGGGCCGACTGTATTCATCGGTTTCCAGTTATGAAGATTGACAAAGgcttttga
- the LOC119983359 gene encoding uncharacterized protein LOC119983359 isoform X1, protein MVTPYVSITDSFSFFFGRSRILESESTIIRPCSRTRVSGRGSYIRIRSRILFCSFSLVEVGSSSPESTIVRTRVWAVVPPYVFVHGFFFTELCTTLGT, encoded by the exons ATGGTTACGCCCTACGTTTCGATCACGGATTCTTTTTC GTTTTTCTTTGGTCGAAGTAGGATCTTGGAGTCCGAGTCGACGATCATCCGGCCTTGTAGCCGAACCAGAGTATCGGGCCGTGGTTCCTACATACGTATTCGATCGCGGATTCTTTTTTGTTC GTTTTCATTGGTTGAAGTAGGATCTTCGAGTCCCGAATCGACGATCGTCCGGACCAGAGTATGGGCCGTGGTTCCTCCCTACGTCTTCGTTCACGGATTCTTTTTC ACGGAATTGTGTACCACTCTTGGGACTTAG
- the LOC119983359 gene encoding transportin-1-like isoform X2, producing MGRGSSLRLRSRILFHGIVYHSWDLADAVGAELNQWQQLSNSDKNLFPLFGWFTTLHRQNCMIKGTLNLLSGLAVEWDGDVGI from the exons ATGGGCCGTGGTTCCTCCCTACGTCTTCGTTCACGGATTCTTTTTC ACGGAATTGTGTACCACTCTTGGGACTTAGCGGATGCTGTTGGAGCAGAACTGAATCAG TGGCAGCAACTCTCAAATTCAGACAAGAACCTCTTTCCTTTGTTCGGGTGGTTTACAACTTTACATCGACAGAACTG TATGATAAAGGGCACTCTTAATCTGCTCTCTGGACTTGCTGTGGAATGGGATGGAGATGTTGGTATATGA
- the LOC119983359 gene encoding transportin-1-like isoform X4: MGRGSSLRLRSRILFHGIVYHSWDLADAVGAELNQWQQLSNSDKNLFPLFGWFTTLHRQNWHFPLKRYWLKIYAG, translated from the exons ATGGGCCGTGGTTCCTCCCTACGTCTTCGTTCACGGATTCTTTTTC ACGGAATTGTGTACCACTCTTGGGACTTAGCGGATGCTGTTGGAGCAGAACTGAATCAG TGGCAGCAACTCTCAAATTCAGACAAGAACCTCTTTCCTTTGTTCGGGTGGTTTACAACTTTACATCGACAGAACTG GCACTTCCCACTTAAAAGATATTGGCTGAAAATTTACGCAGGTTGA
- the LOC119983359 gene encoding uncharacterized protein LOC119983359 isoform X3 — MGRGSSLRLRSRILFHGIVYHSWDLADAVGAELNQQLSNSDKNLFPLFGWFTTLHRQNCMIKGTLNLLSGLAVEWDGDVGI; from the exons ATGGGCCGTGGTTCCTCCCTACGTCTTCGTTCACGGATTCTTTTTC ACGGAATTGTGTACCACTCTTGGGACTTAGCGGATGCTGTTGGAGCAGAACTGAATCAG CAACTCTCAAATTCAGACAAGAACCTCTTTCCTTTGTTCGGGTGGTTTACAACTTTACATCGACAGAACTG TATGATAAAGGGCACTCTTAATCTGCTCTCTGGACTTGCTGTGGAATGGGATGGAGATGTTGGTATATGA
- the LOC119983527 gene encoding serine/threonine-protein kinase SRK2A-like isoform X3 — protein MCYSFLTGELCMVVDFLQIDENVAMEIINHRLLRHPNIIRFKEAILTPTHLAIVMKYAPGGELFVRIYNADRFSEDEARYFFQQLISGVNYCHSMQIFHRDLKLENTLLDGGPAPRLKICDFGYSKSSLLHSRPKSRIGTPTYIAPKVLSWREYDGKMPYIL, from the exons atgTGCTATAGCTTTTTGACAG GGGAATTATGCATGGTTGTTGATTTTTTGCAAATTGATGAGAATGTGGCAATGGAGATCATAAATCATAGGTTACTAAGGCACCCTAACATAATCCGCTTCAAGGAG GCGATTTTAACACCCACACATTTGGCTATTGTGATGAAGTATGCTCCTGGTGGAGAGCTATTTGTGCGAATCTACAATGCCGATAGATTTAGTGAAGATGAG GCTAGGTATTTCTTCCAGCAGCTGATCTCGGGTGTCAATTACTGTCACTCCATG CAAATATTCCATAGGGATTTGAAACTGGAAAACACTTTGCTAGATGGAGGCCCTGCTCCACGCTTGAAAATTTGTGATTTTGGTTACTCGAAG TCATCTCTGCTGCATTCAAGACCCAAATCTAGAATTGGAACTCCAACATACATAGCACCAAAAGTTCTTTCATGGCGAGAATATGATGGCAAG ATGCCATACATTTTGTAA
- the LOC119983527 gene encoding serine/threonine-protein kinase SAPK6-like isoform X2, translating into MAGLCFASWPTEGVEFVGALPDKMNGYDGVFYNYFSIGELCMVVDFLQIDENVAMEIINHRLLRHPNIIRFKEAILTPTHLAIVMKYAPGGELFVRIYNADRFSEDEQIFHRDLKLENTLLDGGPAPRLKICDFGYSKSSLLHSRPKSRIGTPTYIAPKVLSWREYDGKMPYIL; encoded by the exons ATGGCGGGCCTGTGTTTCGCTTCATGGCCCACAGAG GGTGTAGAATTTGTGGGGGCGTTGCCTGATAAAATGAATGGTTATGATGGAGTATTCTACAACTACTTTAGCATAG GGGAATTATGCATGGTTGTTGATTTTTTGCAAATTGATGAGAATGTGGCAATGGAGATCATAAATCATAGGTTACTAAGGCACCCTAACATAATCCGCTTCAAGGAG GCGATTTTAACACCCACACATTTGGCTATTGTGATGAAGTATGCTCCTGGTGGAGAGCTATTTGTGCGAATCTACAATGCCGATAGATTTAGTGAAGATGAG CAAATATTCCATAGGGATTTGAAACTGGAAAACACTTTGCTAGATGGAGGCCCTGCTCCACGCTTGAAAATTTGTGATTTTGGTTACTCGAAG TCATCTCTGCTGCATTCAAGACCCAAATCTAGAATTGGAACTCCAACATACATAGCACCAAAAGTTCTTTCATGGCGAGAATATGATGGCAAG ATGCCATACATTTTGTAA
- the LOC119983527 gene encoding serine/threonine-protein kinase SRK2A-like isoform X1, with translation MAGLCFASWPTEGVEFVGALPDKMNGYDGVFYNYFSIGELCMVVDFLQIDENVAMEIINHRLLRHPNIIRFKEAILTPTHLAIVMKYAPGGELFVRIYNADRFSEDEARYFFQQLISGVNYCHSMQIFHRDLKLENTLLDGGPAPRLKICDFGYSKSSLLHSRPKSRIGTPTYIAPKVLSWREYDGKMPYIL, from the exons ATGGCGGGCCTGTGTTTCGCTTCATGGCCCACAGAG GGTGTAGAATTTGTGGGGGCGTTGCCTGATAAAATGAATGGTTATGATGGAGTATTCTACAACTACTTTAGCATAG GGGAATTATGCATGGTTGTTGATTTTTTGCAAATTGATGAGAATGTGGCAATGGAGATCATAAATCATAGGTTACTAAGGCACCCTAACATAATCCGCTTCAAGGAG GCGATTTTAACACCCACACATTTGGCTATTGTGATGAAGTATGCTCCTGGTGGAGAGCTATTTGTGCGAATCTACAATGCCGATAGATTTAGTGAAGATGAG GCTAGGTATTTCTTCCAGCAGCTGATCTCGGGTGTCAATTACTGTCACTCCATG CAAATATTCCATAGGGATTTGAAACTGGAAAACACTTTGCTAGATGGAGGCCCTGCTCCACGCTTGAAAATTTGTGATTTTGGTTACTCGAAG TCATCTCTGCTGCATTCAAGACCCAAATCTAGAATTGGAACTCCAACATACATAGCACCAAAAGTTCTTTCATGGCGAGAATATGATGGCAAG ATGCCATACATTTTGTAA
- the LOC119983771 gene encoding transcription factor bHLH118-like yields the protein MDDVNSASYNKGKIPWRESHVQNPNESSANDIDQKAMHRQVERQRRQEMAALYASLRSLLPLEYIKGKRSTSDHMNEAVNYIQNLKSKIRELGAKRDELKRWCNFDSQSGSSNENSPSSLVVVQPSLGGLEISFSGGFGDRQYSTLSRVIELLLEEGVCVVNCVSTRVNERLLHTVQTEAIDPASFSLSSLQQKLTSVIFSSSSSSMASK from the exons ATGGATGATGTAAATAGCGCCAGCTATAACAAGGGAAAAATTCCGTGGCGAGAATCGCATGTCCAGAATCCTAATGAGAGTAGTGCCAATGATATTGATCAGAAggcgatgcatagacaagttgaaAGGCAAAGAAGGCAAGAAATGGCTGCCCTTTATGCTTCCCTTCGATCTCTCCTCCCTCTTGAGTACATCAAG GGAAAGCGTTCAACGTCGGATCACATGAACGAGGCTGTGAATTACATCCAAAACTTGAAGAGTAAAATAAGAGAACTGGGTGCAAAGAGAGATGAGTTGAAGAGATGGTGTAATTTTGACTCGCAAAGTGGAAGTTCAAATGAGAATTCCCCAAGTAGTCTTGTTGTTGTCCAGCCAAGCTTGGGTGGCTTGGAGATATCGTTCAGTGGTGGCTTTGGGGATCGACAGTATTCGACCCTATCAAGAGTGATAGAACTTCTTCTTGAGGAAGGAGTTTGTGTGGTCAATTGTGTTTCCACGAGGGTAAATGAAAGGCTACTTCACACCGTCCAAACCGAG GCCATTGATCCAGCCAGCTTTAGTTTATCATCACTCCAACAGAAACTAACATCAGTAATTttttcatcgtcatcatcaagCATGGCatccaaataa